From the genome of Triticum aestivum cultivar Chinese Spring chromosome 3B, IWGSC CS RefSeq v2.1, whole genome shotgun sequence, one region includes:
- the LOC123066785 gene encoding uncharacterized protein isoform X1 — MAPLLRFGARKVCGHAGLERPLQGSFMAARSLTVVKEEQPRKLPWTIFHGRLSSLHWFSSSPESPYDPLTNNHRHFPVGLRRLEEKRQELLRLLREMDDLQAERCAMEIKKNTKLLQLLGRPPSKPSSAEDFKRHFGVDDFKDFMLSLPFMAMALFLFVAFSMMTIFMLLLPLFLLCTSTSRTGQKYKEHTLSEKDLASTKE, encoded by the exons ATGGCCCCGTTGCTTCGGTTTGGCGCGAGGAAGGTCTGCGGCCATGCCGGCCTAGAGCGACCACTGCAGGGCAGTTTCATGGCGGCCAGGTCGCTCACCGTCGTCAAGGAGGAGCAGCCGCGGAAGCTGCCGTGGACTATTTTCCATGGCAGGCTGAGCTCACTCCACTGGTTCAGCAGCTCCCCTGAATCACCATACGATCCTCTCACCAACAATCACAGG CACTTCCCTGTGGGCCTGCGTCGATTGGAGGAGAAGCGGCAGGAGTTGCTCCGTTTGCTCCGTGAGATGGACGATCTCCAAGCTGAGAGATGCGCCATGGAGATCAAGAAGAACACCAAGCTGCTCCAGCTGCTTGGGCGACCCCCTTCAAAACCATC CTCAGCTGAAGATTTCAAACGACACTTTGGCGTTGATGACTTTAAGGACTTCATGCTATCCCTTCCATTTATGGCAATGGCACTCTTTCTCTTTGTCGCTTTCTCTATGATGACTATCTTTATGTTGCTTTTGCCCTTGTTCTTACTCTGTACATCTACATCTAGGACCGGCCAGAAATATAAGGAGCACACACTTTCCGAGAAAGATTTAGCTTCGACCAAGGAGTAA
- the LOC123066785 gene encoding uncharacterized protein isoform X2, with product MAPLLRFGARKVCGHAGLERPLQGSFMAARSLTVVKEEQPRKLPWTIFHGRLSSLHWFSSSPESPYDPLTNNHRHFPVGLRRLEEKRQELLRLLREMDDLQAERCAMEIKKNTKLLQLLGRPPSKPS from the exons ATGGCCCCGTTGCTTCGGTTTGGCGCGAGGAAGGTCTGCGGCCATGCCGGCCTAGAGCGACCACTGCAGGGCAGTTTCATGGCGGCCAGGTCGCTCACCGTCGTCAAGGAGGAGCAGCCGCGGAAGCTGCCGTGGACTATTTTCCATGGCAGGCTGAGCTCACTCCACTGGTTCAGCAGCTCCCCTGAATCACCATACGATCCTCTCACCAACAATCACAGG CACTTCCCTGTGGGCCTGCGTCGATTGGAGGAGAAGCGGCAGGAGTTGCTCCGTTTGCTCCGTGAGATGGACGATCTCCAAGCTGAGAGATGCGCCATGGAGATCAAGAAGAACACCAAGCTGCTCCAGCTGCTTGGGCGACCCCCTTCAAAACCATC CTGA